The Paenibacillus sp. YPG26 genome includes a window with the following:
- a CDS encoding homocysteine synthase, translated as MSEERKLAFETLAIHGGQEIDPTTQSRAVPIYQTTSYGFRDTEHAANLFGLKEFGNIYSRIMNPTNDVFEKRIAELEGGVGALATSSGQAAITFSILNIAGAGDEIVSSSTLYGGTYNLFSTTLAKLGIKVTFVDASNPEDFRAAITDKTKALYAETLGNPKGDVLDIEAVAAIAHENGLPLIVDNTFPSPYLLRPIEFGADVVVHSATKFIGGHGTTIGGVIVDSGKFDWKASGKFPGLTEPDPSYNGVVYTDAVGPLAYIIKARVQLQRDLGASLSPFNSWLLLQGLETLHLRVERHSQNALKVAQYLEAHEDVEWVSYAGLPSHASYELAKKYLPKGQGAILTFGIKGGIESGRKLIHSVKLFSHLANVGDSKSLIIHPASTTHLQLTEEEQASAGVTPGLIRLSIGTESIDDILYDLEQAIKASQA; from the coding sequence ATGTCAGAAGAACGCAAGCTAGCCTTTGAAACCTTGGCCATTCACGGTGGACAAGAAATTGATCCAACCACACAATCCCGTGCAGTACCAATCTATCAGACTACCTCTTACGGGTTCCGTGATACCGAACATGCGGCGAATCTGTTCGGTCTCAAGGAATTCGGCAATATTTATTCCCGGATCATGAACCCGACCAATGATGTATTTGAGAAACGGATTGCCGAGCTTGAGGGTGGAGTTGGGGCACTTGCAACCTCCTCTGGACAGGCTGCAATCACGTTCTCCATTCTAAACATTGCCGGGGCGGGAGATGAGATTGTATCTTCATCGACACTCTACGGCGGAACTTATAACTTATTCTCAACTACGCTTGCGAAGCTCGGCATTAAAGTGACTTTCGTGGATGCCTCCAATCCGGAGGATTTCCGGGCTGCGATTACTGACAAGACCAAGGCTTTGTATGCCGAGACTCTTGGTAATCCTAAGGGAGATGTACTCGATATCGAGGCGGTTGCAGCCATTGCGCATGAGAATGGCCTTCCGCTGATCGTGGATAATACATTCCCAAGCCCTTATTTGCTGCGTCCGATTGAATTTGGAGCTGACGTTGTCGTGCACTCTGCCACGAAGTTCATTGGCGGACACGGAACAACGATCGGCGGCGTCATTGTGGACAGCGGCAAGTTCGACTGGAAGGCAAGCGGCAAATTCCCGGGTCTGACTGAGCCTGACCCAAGCTACAATGGAGTTGTCTATACCGATGCGGTGGGACCTCTCGCTTATATTATCAAGGCCCGTGTACAGCTTCAGCGTGATCTCGGGGCTTCATTATCTCCGTTCAACTCTTGGCTGCTGCTGCAAGGGCTTGAGACTCTGCACCTGAGAGTAGAGCGTCACAGCCAGAATGCGCTCAAGGTCGCCCAGTACCTGGAAGCCCATGAGGATGTGGAATGGGTCAGCTACGCGGGTCTGCCGAGTCATGCTTCATATGAACTGGCCAAGAAATATCTGCCTAAAGGTCAAGGTGCTATTCTTACCTTCGGCATCAAAGGCGGCATTGAATCTGGACGCAAGCTGATTCATAGCGTGAAGCTGTTCTCCCACCTGGCCAATGTCGGTGATTCCAAATCCCTGATTATTCACCCGGCAAGCACAACTCACCTGCAGCTTACGGAAGAAGAGCAGGCGAGCGCTGGCGTGACGCCAGGCTTGATTCGCTTATCGATCGGCACCGAGTCGATTGATGATATTCTGTATGATCTTGAGCAGGCCATCAAGGCCAGCCAGGCGTAA
- a CDS encoding ABC transporter ATP-binding protein, with protein sequence MTEPLLTIEGLSVEFEKSGTTLEPVSNVSFHIGRGETVCLVGESGSGKTITSKAIMRLIDFEQGRIKAGSVKLGGEELTTLPSGLLRAIRGKRISMIFQEPMAAFDPVFTIGAQLVETIRRHDRRTTREARAHAVHLLQRVGLPEPRLRMDQYPSELSGGMLQRAMIAMALACGPELLIADEPTTALDVTIQAQILHLLSELKAELGMSILLITHDLGVAAELADRMIVMYAGRIVEQAPADRFFAEPRHPYAAGLLRSITTMDSDRTAPLYTIEGAPPNVAEFPSGCRFHPRCPLATVKCRQETPPLVGDEGHEAACWHTDELHRDMALPASDRIFAGARNTGILPVQGDGEKEAPALEQELLFQVEGLTKHYPVKSALGLTKAVIHAVDDVTFSIQKGETFGLVGESGSGKSTLGRVLIQLEKATGGKVIFQGEELTSIKAERRKSLRADMQMIFQDPYGSVNPRWTIGDTIAEPLEVHQRLSTAERRSRVEELLGWVGLNPAWASRYPHEFSGGQRQRIGIARAIALQPSFVLADEAVSALDVSVQAQIVNLMQELQSRLGLTYVFIGHGLNIVRHISSRIGVMYLGHLVEVAPAEELFQHPAHPYTAALISSIPRADSAGSRKFSAIQGEIPSPAAPPTGCRFHTRCPAATARCREEVPRLAEIGSGHSVACHYPL encoded by the coding sequence ATGACGGAACCTTTACTAACAATTGAAGGATTGTCGGTCGAATTCGAGAAGTCGGGTACAACCCTTGAACCGGTATCCAATGTATCGTTCCATATTGGCCGTGGTGAGACGGTATGCCTTGTGGGGGAATCCGGCAGCGGCAAGACGATCACATCCAAGGCGATTATGCGGCTGATTGATTTTGAGCAGGGCCGTATCAAAGCAGGCAGCGTTAAGCTCGGCGGTGAAGAGTTGACCACACTCCCGTCAGGTCTGCTGCGGGCCATACGGGGCAAAAGAATATCAATGATCTTCCAGGAGCCTATGGCGGCATTTGATCCTGTCTTCACCATAGGTGCCCAGCTTGTGGAGACAATCCGCCGTCATGACAGGCGGACAACCAGAGAGGCGCGGGCTCATGCTGTGCACCTGCTCCAGCGCGTTGGACTGCCGGAACCGAGGCTTCGGATGGATCAATATCCAAGCGAGCTGTCAGGAGGTATGCTGCAGCGGGCCATGATTGCCATGGCGCTTGCCTGCGGCCCGGAACTGCTTATTGCCGATGAGCCGACTACGGCACTAGATGTCACTATTCAGGCTCAGATTCTGCACCTGCTTAGCGAGCTTAAGGCTGAGCTGGGGATGTCTATTCTGCTGATTACGCACGATCTTGGCGTAGCTGCCGAACTGGCAGACCGGATGATCGTGATGTACGCGGGGAGAATTGTGGAACAGGCGCCTGCCGACCGCTTCTTCGCAGAGCCAAGGCATCCTTATGCAGCCGGGCTGCTGCGTTCCATCACCACGATGGACAGTGACCGCACGGCTCCCCTGTATACGATTGAAGGGGCCCCGCCGAATGTCGCGGAATTCCCGTCAGGCTGCCGCTTTCATCCACGTTGTCCGCTTGCTACGGTCAAATGCAGACAGGAGACTCCTCCTCTAGTCGGCGACGAAGGCCATGAAGCGGCATGCTGGCATACGGACGAATTACATAGGGACATGGCGCTGCCTGCGTCAGACCGGATCTTTGCGGGGGCCCGAAATACGGGAATTCTCCCCGTTCAAGGAGATGGGGAGAAGGAGGCGCCGGCTCTTGAACAAGAGTTGTTGTTTCAAGTGGAGGGGCTCACCAAGCATTATCCTGTGAAGAGTGCATTAGGTCTTACCAAAGCTGTAATTCATGCGGTGGACGACGTGACGTTCTCCATACAGAAAGGAGAGACCTTCGGGTTGGTTGGTGAATCCGGCAGCGGCAAATCGACATTGGGTCGTGTCCTGATCCAACTCGAGAAGGCTACGGGCGGGAAGGTCATCTTTCAGGGCGAGGAGCTCACGTCTATAAAGGCAGAACGCCGGAAGAGCCTTAGGGCGGACATGCAGATGATCTTCCAGGATCCCTATGGGTCTGTTAATCCCCGCTGGACCATCGGGGATACGATTGCTGAACCGCTGGAGGTGCATCAGAGGCTCAGCACCGCAGAGCGGAGGAGCAGAGTGGAGGAGCTGCTTGGCTGGGTCGGTCTCAATCCGGCCTGGGCCAGCCGATATCCGCATGAGTTCTCTGGCGGCCAGCGGCAGCGGATCGGCATTGCCAGAGCGATTGCGCTCCAGCCCAGCTTTGTGCTGGCGGATGAAGCGGTGTCGGCGCTGGATGTATCCGTGCAAGCCCAAATTGTGAATCTGATGCAAGAGCTGCAGAGCCGCCTTGGGCTGACCTATGTATTTATCGGACATGGCCTGAATATTGTCAGACACATTTCTTCACGAATTGGCGTAATGTACCTCGGTCACCTGGTGGAGGTGGCTCCCGCCGAGGAATTGTTCCAGCATCCTGCCCACCCCTATACGGCCGCGCTGATCTCATCGATTCCCCGGGCTGACTCGGCAGGGAGCAGGAAGTTCTCTGCGATCCAGGGTGAAATTCCCTCTCCTGCTGCCCCGCCAACCGGCTGCCGGTTCCACACGCGCTGTCCAGCTGCTACAGCCAGATGCCGGGAAGAAGTGCCGAGGTTAGCCGAGATCGGGAGCGGACATTCTGTCGCTTGTCATTATCCGTTATAA
- a CDS encoding ABC transporter permease yields the protein MKEATALKPIWKINRKQKASPRQISISKVFLYAAGVLVAFMAVCAVVPQWIAPYSPETMDPASLLQPPGTAHLFGTDYFGRDVFSLVVYGARDSLLIGVASVLVGGGIGGAIGALSGYAGGWVDTIVMRIIEILMSIPGILLALAIAAAVGPSLFNIVLAVSAGVIPNYARVMRSQVLTVKNKPYVLASRSIGSSELRIFVKHVLPNSLSPFLVMATVGIGTSILTSSGLSFLGLGVIKEIPDWGTVLSQGRGYLTVAWWICTFPGLAIASFVLAVNLIGDRIRDVLDPRKSGS from the coding sequence ATGAAAGAGGCTACGGCGCTTAAGCCGATCTGGAAAATAAACCGGAAGCAGAAAGCATCCCCCCGGCAAATCAGCATATCCAAAGTATTCTTGTATGCGGCCGGTGTACTCGTTGCCTTCATGGCGGTGTGTGCGGTCGTACCCCAGTGGATAGCGCCTTATTCACCAGAGACCATGGATCCTGCCAGTCTGCTTCAGCCTCCCGGGACGGCTCACCTCTTCGGTACCGATTATTTTGGCAGAGATGTCTTCAGCCTGGTCGTGTATGGTGCCCGGGATTCCTTGCTGATCGGCGTCGCTTCTGTCCTTGTGGGAGGCGGGATTGGAGGGGCCATAGGCGCTTTATCCGGATATGCAGGCGGATGGGTCGATACAATAGTCATGCGAATCATTGAAATTCTAATGTCCATCCCGGGCATTCTGCTGGCGCTTGCGATCGCGGCAGCTGTGGGGCCGAGTCTGTTCAACATTGTGCTGGCCGTATCGGCGGGAGTCATCCCGAATTACGCAAGAGTCATGAGAAGCCAGGTGCTGACGGTGAAGAATAAGCCCTATGTGCTGGCATCCCGTTCCATTGGAAGCTCAGAGCTGAGGATTTTTGTGAAGCATGTTCTTCCCAACTCCTTGTCCCCATTCCTCGTAATGGCGACCGTTGGCATCGGCACCTCAATATTAACAAGTTCAGGACTCAGCTTTCTTGGTCTCGGAGTGATTAAGGAGATCCCCGACTGGGGAACCGTTCTGTCACAGGGGAGAGGTTATCTGACGGTTGCCTGGTGGATATGCACTTTCCCTGGTCTTGCTATCGCCTCGTTCGTGCTAGCGGTTAATTTGATCGGTGACCGGATCCGGGATGTGCTGGATCCAAGAAAGAGCGGCAGCTAA
- a CDS encoding ABC transporter permease produces MTGVISTRLLSSLLVVLGSSMLVFIIMYLLPGDPVLIMLDGNASSPEAIARIKSHLGLDQPFHVQFYRYFTHLLQGDFGVSRVNSDPVLPKIIEHVPATLALTLVSASVSLIVGIVLGVLSAIHRNGVIDFVARFIGLFGISMPAFWTGILLLLLFSVQLGWFPAMGSDGWKTLVLPGLTLGLVGAGFIVRMVRNTMLEVLGEPYIITLRAKGLSERAVMYRHALRNSLIPALTMMGLTIGELLSGTVVTETVFARQGIGRILADAIMSKDIPVVQGVIFFTAIIYVAVNLIVDISYSFIDPRVRRSQLKGGV; encoded by the coding sequence GTGACTGGAGTGATCTCAACCCGCCTGCTATCCTCCTTACTCGTGGTTCTTGGTTCGTCGATGCTGGTCTTCATTATCATGTACCTGCTGCCCGGCGACCCGGTGCTGATCATGCTTGACGGCAATGCCTCCTCTCCGGAGGCGATAGCCCGCATTAAGAGTCATTTGGGGCTTGATCAGCCCTTCCATGTCCAGTTCTACCGGTACTTCACCCATCTGCTGCAAGGGGATTTTGGAGTATCCAGAGTGAATAGTGACCCGGTCCTTCCCAAAATAATCGAGCATGTTCCAGCGACACTCGCGCTTACTCTAGTCAGCGCGTCAGTGTCGCTAATTGTCGGCATTGTGCTTGGTGTGCTCTCAGCCATCCACCGTAATGGTGTAATTGATTTCGTCGCCCGCTTCATCGGCTTGTTCGGAATTTCGATGCCGGCATTCTGGACGGGAATTCTTCTTCTGTTATTGTTCTCTGTTCAGCTGGGATGGTTCCCGGCAATGGGATCTGACGGATGGAAGACCCTTGTTCTGCCGGGACTGACCTTGGGTCTGGTCGGTGCCGGCTTCATCGTCCGGATGGTGCGTAATACGATGCTGGAGGTATTGGGAGAGCCGTATATCATAACGCTCCGGGCCAAGGGGCTCTCAGAGAGGGCGGTTATGTACCGCCATGCCCTGCGTAACTCGCTGATTCCAGCCCTGACAATGATGGGCCTTACAATCGGGGAATTGCTCAGTGGAACCGTGGTGACGGAGACAGTATTCGCCCGGCAGGGAATTGGAAGGATCCTGGCTGACGCCATTATGTCCAAGGATATTCCCGTGGTCCAGGGGGTTATCTTTTTTACCGCAATTATTTATGTGGCAGTTAATCTGATCGTGGATATCTCCTATTCCTTTATCGATCCAAGGGTCAGACGTTCGCAGCTGAAGGGAGGAGTCTAG
- a CDS encoding ABC transporter substrate-binding protein, whose translation MNKRRASKWMKFALVSATFVLVLTGCTSSKGASETGTAKAAAEGSSTVEGGELTYALATSPDSLDPGTSGYAVSHRVFRNIFDSLVSALPDGTFKPWLAESWTKSDGGQSYTFKLRQNVKFHDGTPFNAAAVKANFDHIQADPGGQAYSLLGPYASSEVIDDYTIKLNLKEPFEPLLSGLSSGFLGISSPKALQQYGEQYSKHPVGTGPFKFVKWSENDEVVLEKNADYAWGPPTADNKGASRLNKLTFKIVPEEATRIGSVQSGQVLAAETVPPQNILALKNDPNIKLEQSVTNGTAFSLYFNTKNEPFNDPKVREAIRYAVDVDSIVKTLYLGTYQRAWSSLTPGILGYDASLENSVKADAQKANQLLDELGWIKGADGIREKQGKKLTLRYVEPSPNREKRNDIAAIVQQQLKQAGVDVKLTITKDTTTLVTKGEYEIFGNSQVKADPDILRNLFRSDRVYAKGGTNYSNVNDPEIDKLLDQGYQESDPQLRKEIYAQIQQYLIKNAIVLPIYLFPYTVAHSNKVEGLKFDLLGYPQFYDVSIHK comes from the coding sequence TTGAACAAGAGAAGAGCTTCAAAATGGATGAAATTTGCCTTGGTATCCGCCACGTTCGTGCTTGTGCTTACCGGATGCACTTCGAGCAAGGGAGCAAGTGAGACTGGAACGGCCAAAGCAGCTGCGGAAGGGAGCAGCACCGTGGAAGGCGGCGAGCTGACCTATGCGCTGGCAACCTCACCGGATTCCCTGGATCCAGGCACCAGCGGATATGCCGTCTCACACCGGGTATTTCGCAATATTTTTGACAGCCTGGTATCTGCACTGCCGGATGGTACTTTCAAGCCTTGGCTGGCCGAGAGCTGGACGAAGTCGGACGGTGGACAAAGTTATACGTTCAAGCTCCGTCAGAACGTTAAATTTCATGATGGCACCCCATTTAACGCTGCTGCGGTGAAGGCTAATTTTGACCATATTCAGGCGGATCCCGGCGGGCAGGCATACAGCCTGTTAGGCCCTTACGCGTCCTCGGAAGTTATTGATGATTATACGATCAAGCTTAACCTTAAGGAGCCATTTGAGCCATTGCTTAGCGGGCTGAGCTCGGGATTTCTGGGGATCTCCTCACCTAAGGCGCTCCAGCAATATGGCGAACAATACAGCAAGCACCCTGTAGGAACAGGTCCATTCAAATTCGTGAAGTGGTCTGAGAATGATGAAGTCGTACTCGAGAAGAATGCGGACTATGCATGGGGACCACCGACCGCGGATAACAAAGGGGCATCCCGCCTGAACAAATTGACCTTCAAAATTGTGCCTGAAGAGGCGACCCGGATTGGCAGTGTGCAGAGCGGACAGGTGCTCGCCGCAGAGACAGTGCCCCCGCAGAATATTCTCGCTTTGAAGAACGATCCGAATATTAAGCTGGAGCAGTCGGTCACCAACGGTACAGCCTTCAGCCTTTATTTTAATACCAAAAATGAGCCCTTCAACGATCCGAAAGTGCGCGAGGCCATCCGATATGCCGTGGATGTGGATTCGATTGTGAAGACCCTGTACCTGGGCACTTATCAACGGGCGTGGTCATCCCTGACCCCCGGCATTCTCGGTTATGATGCTTCTCTTGAGAATAGCGTGAAGGCCGATGCCCAGAAGGCCAATCAGCTGCTAGATGAGCTTGGCTGGATCAAGGGAGCGGATGGCATTCGCGAGAAGCAGGGCAAGAAGCTGACGCTCCGGTACGTCGAGCCTTCGCCCAACCGGGAGAAGCGCAATGATATCGCCGCAATTGTTCAGCAGCAGCTTAAGCAGGCAGGCGTAGACGTCAAGCTGACGATTACCAAGGATACCACGACGCTGGTAACCAAAGGGGAATACGAAATATTCGGCAATTCCCAGGTTAAGGCGGACCCTGATATTCTGCGTAACCTGTTCCGTTCAGATCGTGTGTATGCCAAGGGCGGTACGAATTATTCCAATGTGAACGATCCTGAGATCGATAAGCTGCTGGATCAAGGCTATCAAGAGAGTGACCCGCAGCTGCGAAAAGAGATCTACGCACAAATTCAGCAGTATCTTATCAAGAATGCGATTGTGCTTCCGATCTATTTATTCCCCTACACCGTAGCTCACTCGAATAAGGTGGAAGGTCTGAAATTCGATCTTCTGGGGTATCCGCAATTCTATGACGTAAGTATTCACAAATAG
- a CDS encoding DinB family protein, producing the protein MSTVHIPDYLDTYQVLEQATENLGPEELRWKASPESWSITEVLTHLADHNFVVSFRIRDLLADTTAQLPAFNQDAWVYGQKANESGIEEILKVYQALLQYNSLLFGRLTESDWNKTALNFKGEPVTAEAIVSGFIRHVHHHVGQINRIKEAFAAISTQDGVPQA; encoded by the coding sequence ATGAGTACCGTTCATATCCCAGACTATCTGGATACTTACCAAGTGTTAGAACAAGCCACTGAGAATCTTGGCCCTGAAGAACTGAGATGGAAGGCATCACCCGAATCATGGAGCATTACGGAGGTCCTGACCCACTTGGCTGATCATAACTTTGTTGTGTCTTTCCGGATTCGTGATCTGCTTGCCGATACGACGGCTCAGCTGCCTGCCTTCAATCAGGATGCCTGGGTATACGGCCAGAAGGCGAACGAGAGCGGCATTGAAGAGATTCTGAAGGTCTATCAGGCTTTGCTTCAGTATAACAGCTTGCTGTTTGGACGCTTGACGGAGAGTGACTGGAATAAGACGGCATTGAATTTCAAAGGGGAGCCGGTAACCGCCGAAGCGATTGTATCCGGGTTCATCAGACATGTTCATCACCATGTAGGTCAGATTAACCGGATCAAAGAGGCATTTGCAGCCATATCCACTCAGGATGGAGTGCCCCAGGCCTAA
- a CDS encoding LLM class flavin-dependent oxidoreductase, with protein MKFALFSLMMNIPNSVTGETLTAQQKFRNVLNQAVLAEKLGFDAYGVGERHGAPFLSSSPPLVLTAIAARTSRIRLLSTVTVLSVLDPVRVAEDYATLDHLSGGRLEMIIGKGNDPRHYPLFGITEEEQWDSLAERYELLRRLWREENVTWEGRYRTPLDRVTTQPRPHQNTIPIWHGSASSTRSTELAAKYGEPIFSSNTFHPMAKYKNLIDHYRERLAYYGHDPNTAVVGAGGGSLYLANTSEEAIRRYRPYYASFQSTDSAKHNQSPFKDLEDNIENGPALVGSADRVIEKILKYHEAYGHQALSISVDGLTEAEQLEQVERFAAEVIPVLKREIPSTVWETPSALEPSLI; from the coding sequence ATGAAATTTGCCCTGTTCAGCCTGATGATGAACATTCCCAATTCCGTAACAGGGGAGACATTGACGGCCCAGCAGAAATTCCGGAACGTGCTGAACCAGGCGGTTCTGGCTGAGAAGCTTGGCTTTGATGCATACGGAGTCGGAGAGCGCCACGGTGCCCCGTTTCTATCCTCTTCTCCGCCGTTAGTACTGACTGCTATAGCAGCGAGAACCTCACGGATCCGCCTGCTCAGCACCGTGACTGTTCTGAGTGTGCTGGACCCAGTCCGGGTGGCCGAAGACTACGCTACACTCGATCACCTGTCCGGTGGAAGACTCGAGATGATTATTGGCAAAGGTAATGACCCGCGTCATTATCCGCTCTTCGGGATTACCGAGGAGGAGCAGTGGGACTCTCTTGCCGAGCGGTATGAACTGCTGAGACGTCTATGGCGAGAAGAGAATGTCACCTGGGAAGGGCGTTATCGCACACCGCTTGATCGAGTTACAACACAGCCAAGACCGCATCAGAATACGATTCCGATATGGCATGGCAGCGCATCAAGCACGAGGTCTACGGAACTCGCAGCGAAATACGGTGAGCCCATCTTTTCTTCGAATACCTTTCATCCTATGGCTAAATATAAAAATTTGATCGACCATTACCGTGAGCGCCTGGCCTACTATGGGCACGATCCCAACACGGCTGTGGTCGGCGCGGGCGGAGGCAGCTTGTACCTTGCGAATACAAGTGAAGAGGCGATTCGGCGATACCGTCCTTACTATGCTTCCTTCCAATCCACGGATTCCGCCAAGCATAACCAGTCCCCTTTCAAGGACCTTGAGGATAATATTGAGAACGGCCCTGCTCTGGTTGGAAGCGCAGATCGCGTCATCGAGAAGATTCTGAAATATCATGAGGCCTACGGGCATCAAGCGCTCAGCATCAGTGTAGATGGCTTAACCGAGGCTGAGCAGCTGGAGCAGGTCGAGCGTTTTGCGGCTGAGGTTATTCCTGTCCTGAAGCGGGAGATCCCGAGCACGGTCTGGGAGACTCCATCAGCGCTGGAGCCAAGTCTGATCTAA
- a CDS encoding LLM class flavin-dependent oxidoreductase: MASSKKLKFGALIHGVGGSVSSWRHPEAITDASVNFEFYKRQAIKAEEGKFDLVFIADGLYINEKSIPHFLNRFEPVTILSALAAVTSRIGLVGTLSTSYSEPFNVSRQFASLDQISGGRAGWNVVTSPLEGSALNFGRSEHPSHPQRYKIAEEYLQVSRGLWDSWEDDAFVRDKESGVFFDPEKLHTLNHKGEFFSVKGPLNIARSKQGQPVIFQAGSSEDGKNLAAKEADAVFTGHDSLEEAIAFYKDVKERTVRFGRSPEDIVILPGIGPIVGRTEEEAERKYQEIAGLVTIENALNYLGRFFEHHDFSQYPLDEPFPELGDFGSNSFRSGTDKIKKKAKEQNLTLRQVALQSATPRTGFIGTPEQIADKIQTWHEEGAADGFIIHSDLPSGLSDFVELVVPILQERGLYRLDYEADTLRGNLEVPIPENRYAKQKVNI; the protein is encoded by the coding sequence ATGGCTAGTTCTAAAAAGTTGAAATTCGGCGCGCTGATTCATGGGGTGGGAGGTTCAGTATCCTCGTGGCGGCATCCGGAGGCGATTACAGACGCCAGTGTGAATTTTGAATTCTATAAGCGCCAGGCCATAAAGGCGGAAGAGGGCAAGTTCGACCTGGTCTTCATTGCGGATGGTCTATATATTAACGAGAAGTCCATTCCTCATTTCCTGAACCGGTTTGAACCTGTTACGATCCTGTCTGCACTAGCTGCGGTTACCTCGCGAATTGGTCTGGTTGGAACCCTGTCGACCTCTTATAGTGAGCCTTTCAATGTATCCAGGCAGTTTGCTTCATTAGATCAAATCAGCGGCGGCCGCGCAGGCTGGAACGTGGTTACCTCTCCACTTGAGGGCTCGGCTTTGAATTTCGGCAGGTCAGAGCATCCCTCCCATCCACAGCGCTACAAGATCGCAGAAGAATACCTGCAGGTATCGAGAGGGTTATGGGATTCCTGGGAAGATGACGCGTTCGTTCGGGATAAGGAGTCGGGCGTCTTCTTCGATCCTGAGAAGCTGCACACACTGAACCATAAAGGAGAGTTCTTCTCGGTGAAAGGACCGCTGAATATTGCCCGCTCCAAGCAGGGACAGCCGGTAATCTTCCAGGCGGGATCTTCGGAGGACGGGAAGAATCTTGCCGCCAAAGAAGCCGACGCGGTATTCACCGGGCATGACTCTCTGGAGGAAGCCATAGCATTCTACAAAGATGTGAAGGAACGTACTGTCCGGTTCGGAAGATCGCCGGAGGATATCGTGATTCTACCGGGAATCGGGCCGATTGTAGGCAGAACGGAAGAAGAAGCGGAGCGCAAATACCAAGAGATTGCCGGACTTGTGACTATAGAGAATGCCCTGAACTATCTGGGACGGTTCTTCGAGCATCATGACTTCTCGCAATACCCGCTGGATGAACCGTTCCCCGAGCTTGGAGATTTCGGTTCCAACAGCTTCCGCAGCGGAACAGACAAGATCAAGAAGAAAGCGAAGGAGCAGAATCTAACGCTTCGTCAGGTTGCTCTGCAGTCGGCAACCCCGAGAACCGGATTCATCGGAACGCCTGAGCAGATTGCCGATAAAATTCAGACCTGGCATGAGGAGGGCGCTGCTGACGGATTCATTATTCATTCGGATCTGCCAAGCGGACTGAGCGATTTTGTGGAGCTGGTGGTTCCTATCCTTCAGGAACGCGGATTATACAGACTGGATTATGAGGCCGACACGCTGAGAGGAAATCTGGAGGTTCCTATTCCTGAGAACCGGTATGCCAAGCAAAAAGTCAACATTTGA
- a CDS encoding LysR family transcriptional regulator: MNLDNLEAFVYVVHYGSFNKAADALFLSQPSVTARIQSLERDLDCQLFDRMGKKIHLTDKGQRFLPDAQQILRIYQSSKQHLHRAAEVTGELRIDCTISVSNYVIPQILPRIKEEFPGVNIRLSTAASDHILRRVLGNESDLGLVRNVIHPQIHSLKLLEDPIKLFVYEGHPFTELESVSAELLSNEPFIFFECGSLDWIRIQRSFESLTEPPKINYQVDNLETAKKLVMNCAGICFLPELCTSKEVQEGRLVPVPVPEISGNVLHTHIISRIGESTSLAQAFLTAGREALLH; the protein is encoded by the coding sequence ATGAATCTGGATAATCTTGAGGCATTTGTGTACGTCGTTCATTATGGAAGTTTTAATAAAGCAGCAGATGCTCTATTCTTGTCACAGCCTTCGGTAACAGCCCGGATTCAATCACTTGAACGTGATTTGGACTGCCAGCTGTTCGACCGGATGGGCAAGAAGATCCATCTTACCGACAAGGGTCAGAGGTTTCTGCCGGATGCGCAGCAGATTCTCCGTATCTACCAAAGCTCCAAGCAGCATCTGCACCGGGCGGCAGAGGTGACGGGTGAACTGAGGATAGATTGTACAATTTCGGTATCTAATTATGTCATTCCACAGATTCTTCCCCGGATCAAGGAAGAGTTCCCGGGGGTTAATATCAGGCTCAGCACAGCAGCCAGTGACCATATTCTCCGCCGTGTCCTTGGCAACGAGAGTGATCTGGGGCTCGTAAGAAATGTGATCCATCCTCAAATCCATTCCCTGAAGCTGTTAGAGGACCCGATTAAGCTCTTTGTCTATGAAGGGCATCCTTTTACAGAGCTTGAGAGTGTGTCCGCTGAGCTTCTTAGTAATGAGCCGTTCATCTTTTTTGAATGCGGTTCACTGGACTGGATCCGAATCCAGCGTTCGTTCGAAAGCTTGACGGAGCCGCCAAAGATTAATTACCAGGTTGATAACCTGGAGACTGCCAAGAAGCTGGTGATGAACTGCGCCGGAATCTGCTTCCTGCCAGAGCTGTGCACGAGTAAGGAGGTTCAGGAGGGCAGGTTGGTACCCGTGCCGGTTCCTGAGATTTCAGGCAATGTGCTGCATACCCATATTATCTCTCGTATAGGAGAGAGTACCTCGCTTGCTCAAGCTTTTCTGACGGCTGGACGAGAAGCGCTGCTTCATTAA